From the Melospiza georgiana isolate bMelGeo1 chromosome 11, bMelGeo1.pri, whole genome shotgun sequence genome, the window TGGCCGGACCGGCCGCACGACGCCTTGTCGGTGCCAGGGGAGCCCGGCAAACGCTACCACCTGATCCTGCCCTCCTTCTTCCGCCTCCTGGACGCGCTGCACCGGGATGGCAGAGCCTTCGCTGTTGTCTTCAGGACCTTCGGCACCGACCTGCCCCGCGCCCTGCAGGCCGTCCGCAGCGCTCTGGACGGGCAGCACCCGCAGTTCCCTGCCCTGCGGGACGTGGCGGTGAGTGGCGCCCTGAGGGTCCGTGGTGATGGGGAAGGGCAGCCAGATGATCCCACGGAGTCCCCCCCACGTCAGACTGCTCTCCAGATGCTTGGCCAGACTGCTTGTAAAAGCATGGAGTTCTCTGGATGAAGCTGTGAGCTGTGGGGGAGCATGTGTGTGCAGATCCTGTGTGGAATGGTCTCCTCTTGGGGTATCCCGTGTTGGACAGAGCATTCCTCCtccccaggagaggctgctgcagcagagcagggctcccCGGCCCAGAGCCGATCACAGCTGCACTCTCCTCCCCTGGCAGCACACTGGGCAGGAGTGCTGGGAATGAGTTCTAGAAGATGCTTTAGTTATTCCTTGGAGTGTTTTCAGATAGCAGAGATTGAAATGGGGGCAGTGTGCAGCTAGGAGGACATTCCTTTCCATCCCTGGGGAAGTCGTTCCTTTCCATCCCTGGGGAAGTCGTTCCTTTCCATCCCTGGGGAGGGGATGATTTTTGGTTGGATGCATTCCATGCCTCCTCTTGTCATCTTCCCAGCACCATCCTCCCACACTGTAGTGGTGGGGAGTCTCCACCCTGCTGCTTAGTGTCTCTGCAAGTGAAACAACCTGTCTGCTTTGGAAACTTTTCCTTCCCCATTTTCTGtggtcctgcagctccctgtggaCCTTACCCCTGGCCAGATACGGTGCAGCAAGAAAGAGGTGGTGCTAACGCATGGAGCAGAGCGCCTGGCCACCCGGGAAGACAAAAGAAAGCTTTACAACTTCTTCAGCTCCTTTGAGGGAATTGGAGGCTTCCAAGACCACTTTGACTGGTGAGAAAGAGGGCACTGAGAAAGTGGCTTGGGCATTATGTTCTTTCCTGTGATTCTCTTCGTTTCTGGGATAGCTCCTAGTTTTGAAGCCTTTATGTTGTTGGGGTCTCTATCACTTAGGCACTTCCCATGTTGCCTGTGGGCAGCCTGAAGGGACTCTCACACCATTCCTGATGTCCCCATCCCCTGGTGTAcctcctgcttttctccaaaGGCCCCCTGATTTGTCACCTTGATGCAAAATGCCTCCTTTCTGGGAGGGCATGGGCAGCAGGACACGACATTCTCCATCCTGCTTCCCTGGCTCAGAGGGTGCCCTGGGCCCGCAGTACAGTCTGCCATTTTCTGGGAGCTGTCACCCTCTTCCTGCCCTGACTGTTCCTTCTCCACTTACTGTTTCAGGTGGGCCAGAAATCAGTTCTCTTCCCGGGGTGGGAAGCCCCTGTGGATAGACCCCCATGATCCTGACATTCAGCACATCTTCATTGATGACAACATCCGGCTGGATGATGGAGACACCATTGTTCACCCCCAGGTAGGTGGCTGAAGGCGCCTCTGGCACCAGCAGCCTGCACTGGGGTATCCCTGCAGCCTGCGCTGGGGTATCCCTGGCAAGGTCAGACATGTTTTGTCCCCTTTGCATGAGGCTGCAGAGGGGGTCAAGGCATAGCCCTGATGTCACTGCATCCTGTGCCACCAGTGTTGGTGCAGCGATGCACAGGGAGGGTGAGATCAGCTGTCAGCAATGCACAGCAGGtgctggctgcctctgctcccctctgagtcagccctgtgcctggaggcagcagcaatgATATCTGGGCTGCCAGCCTTGTCACCTGCCTGAGTGAAGGAAGGGCAGTGTTTGTGGGGAGCACACTTGGGAAACAGAATGTTTACACAGACAGAGCCATGCCTGGCCATTGGACAGCTGTCAGTGCTCAAACAAGAGCTGCAGGTCCATGGGTGATCCTCAACCCCTGCCTGTTTCCATCCATATGGAGACGGTGCAGGGGGGAAGCACGGCAGCCAGTGAATTGTCTGCAGTGTTTGGCAGGCAGCCTGGGAATGGAAAGGGGTGGGATGCTCATTGGATGTTCCCTTCCATACAAGCTTTCTCAGTTTACACATTTGTAGCTGGTGGCAGGAATTGTTACTGCCTGGACAGACCTGTCAGGACCAGGCTTTGGTCTGTGCCATGCCTGGTTGAGGGGAGCCTCTGCA encodes:
- the LOC131088024 gene encoding uncharacterized protein LOC131088024; translated protein: MSGGAGRRRRLVLHVDLNNTVVVADTVTGQAPRAALNTFLSTVTWGRAGAAGEWEWVSDRPSLRLPCPGALSYYSRHGRDPAFTEAGPGRRFRDLHARHLRLLEWPDRPHDALSVPGEPGKRYHLILPSFFRLLDALHRDGRAFAVVFRTFGTDLPRALQAVRSALDGQHPQFPALRDVALPVDLTPGQIRCSKKEVVLTHGAERLATREDKRKLYNFFSSFEGIGGFQDHFDWWARNQFSSRGGKPLWIDPHDPDIQHIFIDDNIRLDDGDTIVHPQVFSEQGSSSPRSVPTSALYNICLVQTNLLEAIADEDYFLHCVRRCEENYDRYLACVEKDSPSQQWDGQ